The proteins below are encoded in one region of Ferroplasma acidiphilum:
- a CDS encoding diacylglycerol/lipid kinase family protein: protein MKIHILANEHAGSGNALKIMEEIKSILNRYELTSSFTEKDPANFIQFMDENPDIKYLIAIDGDGTVNYAIQALAGKDTILIPVPAGTGSDLTRTIGRVTVKEIPEIISGGRFRKVDLGLVHINGKSRYFMNIMETGLGGNVMVRVNSTEHRTGSTFVKAILYYILTMKSIGADIKIGDEIIHEQIIDIIIANGQYFGKGMHASPDSKIDDGFLDLHLIKYMPRSRILFKLPSLRSGAYISDKYVINKKIKEASVNCKSIVEIDGEIIIADSFSVEVLPGIINIFELPGEDNSAINKI, encoded by the coding sequence ATGAAAATACATATACTGGCAAATGAACATGCAGGTTCTGGAAATGCCTTAAAGATTATGGAAGAAATAAAATCCATATTAAATCGGTATGAACTGACTTCCTCTTTCACGGAAAAAGATCCTGCAAATTTTATCCAGTTCATGGACGAAAATCCAGATATAAAATATCTTATTGCTATCGATGGTGATGGCACTGTAAATTACGCAATACAGGCACTTGCGGGAAAGGATACCATACTCATTCCCGTTCCAGCAGGTACCGGATCAGACCTGACAAGGACAATAGGCCGTGTTACTGTAAAAGAAATCCCTGAGATTATTTCTGGTGGGAGATTCAGAAAAGTTGATCTCGGCCTTGTGCACATAAACGGGAAATCCCGGTATTTTATGAATATCATGGAAACAGGCCTTGGTGGGAATGTAATGGTGAGGGTAAATTCCACTGAGCATCGAACAGGATCCACATTCGTGAAGGCTATCCTTTACTATATTTTAACGATGAAAAGTATTGGGGCTGACATAAAAATCGGGGATGAAATTATACATGAGCAGATAATAGATATTATCATAGCAAATGGGCAGTATTTTGGCAAGGGCATGCATGCATCCCCCGATTCTAAAATTGATGATGGATTCCTGGATCTGCATCTGATAAAATACATGCCAAGGTCACGAATTTTATTTAAACTCCCATCTCTCCGTTCAGGCGCCTACATCTCTGACAAATATGTAATTAACAAAAAAATAAAAGAAGCAAGCGTGAATTGCAAAAGCATTGTTGAAATAGATGGAGAAATAATAATTGCTGATTCCTTCTCCGTGGAAGTTCTACCGGGTATAATAAATATTTTTGAGTTGCCCGGAGAGGATAATAGTGCCATAAATAAAATTTAA
- a CDS encoding SDR family oxidoreductase: MYDIKDKVCIVTGSGRGIGKAIAIKLAQAGGKIVVNVRTHEDEGMQTLEEVNKASSGILSMADVSTEEGRKKLFRDAIEKLGKPDILINNAGVGILEPFENIDEKHMQLMFNTNLYSPVWLSREFVSKYDNGVIINMASLAGISPFPGLSVYGMTKAALISMTKYLSLEAAGHHIRVNAVAPGVVKTRMGDSLLKIMNLDEKNFSKKFTLTGKLIDPDEVADTVLYLIRNESMTGQVITIDSGGEQMATDYFR; encoded by the coding sequence ATGTATGATATAAAAGATAAAGTATGTATAGTAACAGGGTCAGGAAGGGGAATAGGAAAAGCTATTGCGATTAAACTTGCACAGGCAGGCGGGAAGATTGTGGTTAACGTTAGAACCCATGAGGATGAAGGCATGCAGACGCTGGAGGAGGTAAATAAGGCATCGTCCGGAATTCTTTCAATGGCGGATGTTTCAACAGAAGAAGGCAGGAAAAAATTATTCAGGGATGCTATAGAAAAACTTGGAAAACCTGACATACTTATCAACAACGCAGGAGTTGGTATTCTCGAGCCATTCGAAAACATAGATGAAAAACACATGCAATTGATGTTTAACACTAACCTCTATTCTCCAGTATGGCTTTCCAGAGAGTTCGTTAGCAAGTACGACAATGGCGTTATTATAAATATGGCCTCACTGGCAGGCATATCCCCTTTCCCCGGGCTATCTGTATATGGAATGACCAAGGCAGCGCTTATTAGCATGACTAAATATCTTTCCCTGGAAGCTGCCGGCCACCATATCCGTGTAAATGCTGTTGCACCGGGAGTAGTTAAAACCAGGATGGGCGACAGCCTCCTGAAAATTATGAATCTAGACGAGAAAAATTTTTCTAAGAAATTTACGCTTACGGGCAAACTCATAGACCCTGATGAAGTTGCAGATACGGTTCTTTATTTGATCAGGAACGAATCTATGACTGGCCAGGTTATAACAATAGACTCTGGCGGAGAACAGATGGCAACGGATTATTTCAGATAA
- a CDS encoding iron-containing alcohol dehydrogenase, with protein MWFFRSPQIIFGDESLGFLESLSIKRAVIVSDKNIRKAGIVDLVIKNLHGTELLIIDDIPEEPEYRAIAKHLDEINQFKPDYFISVGGGSVIDSSKILFFKYERPDLEFYDVTPLVKLNLRQKSKLISIPTTSGTGSECTWAAVISDEMENRKDELASPEIMPDYAILDPQMVKSLPKTQTINTATDAITHAIEGYTSRWNNPYSDAMAEKAIELIIPSIVKLVKDPENLELRNNVHIGASMAGLSFSNSQIGLAHALGHSLGAMFHVAHGKSVGIFLPGVIKFNYAAAGEKYQRLNLLIPEMYRGKTLYESIVIILKALGQTIRISETGIDEKAFRNNLDKLVSLASESTGIVTNPADASRDDITRLFLDSW; from the coding sequence ATGTGGTTTTTTAGGTCGCCGCAGATAATATTTGGTGATGAATCATTAGGATTTCTGGAATCATTGTCAATAAAAAGAGCTGTTATAGTTTCAGATAAAAATATCAGAAAAGCAGGCATTGTAGACCTAGTAATAAAGAACCTGCATGGAACAGAATTATTAATAATTGATGATATCCCGGAAGAGCCGGAATACAGAGCTATTGCAAAACACCTGGATGAGATAAATCAATTCAAACCGGATTATTTTATATCTGTAGGAGGCGGTTCTGTTATAGATAGTTCAAAAATATTATTCTTTAAGTATGAACGCCCGGATCTCGAATTTTATGATGTTACACCACTTGTTAAACTGAATTTGAGGCAGAAAAGCAAATTAATTTCGATTCCCACAACCAGTGGCACCGGTTCGGAATGTACCTGGGCTGCAGTAATTTCAGATGAAATGGAAAATAGGAAAGATGAGCTGGCATCACCGGAAATAATGCCTGACTATGCAATACTTGACCCGCAGATGGTTAAATCACTGCCAAAAACCCAGACAATAAATACTGCAACCGATGCTATCACACACGCCATAGAAGGTTACACAAGCAGATGGAACAATCCATATTCCGATGCCATGGCTGAGAAGGCCATTGAACTAATTATTCCGTCAATAGTTAAACTGGTGAAAGATCCGGAGAATCTGGAGTTGAGAAATAATGTTCATATAGGGGCATCTATGGCAGGATTATCATTTTCAAATTCCCAGATAGGGCTAGCGCATGCTCTGGGCCATTCTCTAGGTGCAATGTTTCATGTGGCGCATGGAAAATCTGTTGGCATATTTCTTCCAGGAGTAATTAAATTTAATTATGCGGCAGCCGGGGAGAAGTATCAGAGGCTTAACCTCTTAATTCCTGAAATGTATAGAGGGAAAACACTGTACGAATCCATAGTTATTATACTCAAAGCTCTGGGGCAAACTATCAGGATATCTGAAACAGGGATAGACGAAAAAGCATTCCGGAATAATCTCGATAAGCTTGTGAGCCTGGCATCGGAATCCACGGGAATTGTAACAAATCCAGCGGATGCCAGCAGGGATGACATAACGCGGCTGTTTCTGGATTCGTGGTAA
- a CDS encoding NAD(P)/FAD-dependent oxidoreductase gives MKYDVVVIGAGITGLSSAYHLKKKDSSLKILVVDKFKTFSQGNTAKSAAAFRDFFTLRENQVMAQTAINFYKHLQNDMDVDLGMKFTGYLFLFDHEKARDFISKYPHSRFVDEDLSEIFNLNIDKDTREVMGIDSIKSAVIDENAGIIEPDLLSKWYYDRLLEMGVNFMFNTFVKKLVLAPDTSLNYPGEPFNWQKSEIKYAETDKGILESDFYVLCTDVWTTALLNPVGIDSHLRPKKRQIFQITSPGIQKLIGKNIFNDSGVFPFTIFPTGVYMRPYPQANSFWTSLADELNRDFSFTENPEPEPDFYTYNIKPILDNYFPASEDSRITASWAGYYSYNTIDFMPYIFNEINLIVVSGSTGGGIMKGDSIGRIVAARYDHKNTTTLYGGKKINNTYTGRYRSTKIEDMVL, from the coding sequence ATGAAGTATGATGTAGTTGTTATAGGTGCGGGAATAACAGGGTTGAGCTCTGCTTACCATCTCAAGAAAAAGGATTCGTCACTTAAAATTCTTGTGGTGGACAAGTTTAAGACTTTTTCACAGGGAAATACAGCAAAAAGTGCAGCTGCATTCAGGGATTTCTTTACTTTGAGGGAAAATCAGGTTATGGCACAGACTGCCATAAATTTCTATAAGCATTTACAGAACGATATGGATGTCGACCTGGGGATGAAATTTACCGGCTACCTATTCCTATTCGACCATGAAAAAGCCAGGGATTTTATATCAAAATATCCTCATTCACGTTTTGTAGACGAAGACCTTTCGGAAATTTTTAATTTAAATATAGATAAGGACACAAGGGAAGTCATGGGTATAGACTCAATTAAATCTGCTGTCATAGACGAAAATGCAGGCATTATAGAACCAGACCTCCTATCAAAATGGTACTACGACAGGCTTCTGGAAATGGGTGTTAATTTCATGTTCAATACATTTGTAAAAAAACTTGTTCTTGCCCCTGACACGTCTTTAAATTATCCAGGAGAGCCATTTAACTGGCAGAAATCGGAAATAAAATATGCTGAGACCGATAAGGGAATTCTGGAATCTGATTTTTATGTGTTATGCACAGATGTCTGGACAACCGCATTACTGAATCCTGTAGGAATAGATTCACATCTCAGGCCTAAAAAGCGGCAGATATTCCAGATAACCTCACCGGGAATACAGAAACTTATCGGCAAAAATATTTTTAACGATTCCGGTGTATTTCCATTTACAATATTCCCTACTGGCGTATACATGAGGCCCTATCCCCAGGCTAATTCATTCTGGACAAGTCTTGCAGATGAACTTAACAGAGATTTTTCATTTACTGAAAATCCAGAACCTGAACCGGATTTTTATACATACAACATAAAGCCAATACTGGACAATTATTTCCCGGCATCTGAAGACTCAAGGATCACCGCATCATGGGCAGGATACTATTCATACAACACCATAGATTTCATGCCATATATATTCAACGAGATCAATTTAATTGTGGTTTCCGGTTCTACCGGTGGAGGAATTATGAAGGGGGACTCAATAGGAAGAATCGTGGCAGCAAGATATGACCATAAAAACACCACAACACTTTATGGAGGCAAGAAGATTAATAATACATACACTGGAAGGTACAGAAGCACAAAGATCGAGGATATGGTGCTCTAA
- a CDS encoding MFS transporter: protein MQEKWIALSNTTIGQLMATINTSIIIVALPSIFVGIHLNPMQASSFPYLLWLIMSYMIVLSVLLVSIGKLSDIFGRVKIFNLGFLIFTIGSILLYIAPGTGYTVALELIIFRIVQAVGGAFIMANTFAIITDNFSPKERGFAISINSVAAVSGVSIGVVLGGILSTIYWRDIFLISIPIGVFGTLWSFLKLKDVRERAARHIDIPGNILFAVGLIILLLGVTYGITPYKNNPMGWTNPLVISALAIGAIMLVLFPFVENRVKGPMFDMRLFKSRNFSISIFTAFVSAMTMMGLMYMLTLIFQGIWLPIRGYRYAVTPLWAGIYMLPLPIFMGIFGVLSSKLADRFDARWLTTIGLFISGFALLALVALTYNFSYVFLSIVISIFGIGYGIFNVPNLTVAMSSVPADERGATSGILNTMRNTGYAASIGAFFSILLLGLSLTYPGSITHGLTVENASSLVQYFNNIPPTEILFSTFLGLNTVKDVISTVPAGVISGLPSGVMDTISGHIWFPETIAPAFMTSMHDVFYVGFGASIIAGLASLFRTPSDGDNEAKVRDKDAPRNNRSK from the coding sequence ATGCAGGAAAAATGGATTGCACTCAGCAACACAACTATAGGACAATTAATGGCCACAATAAACACCAGCATAATTATAGTAGCACTTCCATCAATTTTTGTCGGCATTCATTTAAATCCTATGCAGGCCAGTTCATTTCCCTATCTTTTATGGCTTATCATGAGCTATATGATAGTTCTCTCTGTACTTCTCGTCAGTATTGGAAAACTTTCCGATATATTTGGACGGGTAAAAATATTCAATCTTGGTTTTTTAATTTTTACCATAGGTTCTATATTGCTTTATATAGCACCGGGAACAGGATACACCGTGGCTCTGGAACTTATAATATTCAGGATTGTCCAGGCTGTGGGTGGGGCATTCATAATGGCCAACACATTTGCCATAATCACAGATAACTTTTCACCTAAAGAACGTGGTTTTGCAATTTCCATAAACAGTGTGGCTGCAGTTTCCGGAGTGAGCATTGGTGTGGTCCTGGGAGGAATCCTGTCAACCATATACTGGAGGGACATTTTTCTTATAAGTATACCAATAGGCGTATTCGGTACTTTATGGTCATTCCTTAAACTGAAGGACGTCCGGGAAAGGGCTGCAAGGCATATAGACATCCCGGGCAATATACTCTTTGCTGTAGGCCTTATCATATTGCTCCTCGGTGTAACATATGGCATAACTCCCTATAAGAATAATCCCATGGGATGGACCAACCCGCTTGTGATATCAGCCCTTGCAATTGGGGCGATAATGCTGGTTCTGTTCCCATTTGTAGAAAACAGGGTAAAAGGTCCCATGTTTGATATGCGGTTATTCAAATCAAGAAATTTTAGCATAAGCATATTTACAGCATTTGTTTCTGCGATGACCATGATGGGGTTAATGTATATGCTCACGCTCATATTTCAGGGAATATGGCTCCCGATACGTGGATACCGGTATGCAGTAACCCCCCTATGGGCAGGCATATATATGCTGCCATTGCCAATATTTATGGGCATATTCGGGGTTCTTTCCAGTAAACTTGCAGACCGGTTTGATGCAAGGTGGCTTACTACAATAGGGCTTTTCATATCTGGTTTTGCCCTGCTTGCACTGGTTGCCTTAACGTATAACTTTTCCTATGTTTTCCTCTCCATTGTAATAAGTATTTTCGGAATAGGCTATGGCATATTCAATGTTCCCAACTTGACCGTGGCCATGTCATCTGTTCCGGCAGATGAAAGGGGAGCTACGTCAGGAATACTCAATACTATGAGAAATACTGGATACGCAGCAAGCATAGGGGCATTTTTCTCAATATTGTTGCTTGGGCTTTCATTAACGTATCCTGGGTCAATCACACATGGGTTGACAGTTGAAAATGCTAGTAGCCTTGTCCAGTATTTCAATAATATTCCACCTACAGAAATATTATTTTCCACATTTCTCGGGCTAAACACTGTAAAGGATGTTATCTCTACAGTACCAGCAGGTGTTATTTCAGGTCTCCCTTCCGGGGTTATGGACACTATTTCCGGCCATATATGGTTCCCTGAAACTATAGCCCCGGCTTTCATGACATCCATGCACGACGTATTCTACGTTGGTTTTGGAGCATCGATCATTGCAGGGCTCGCATCGCTCTTCAGAACGCCTTCCGATGGCGATAATGAAGCAAAAGTAAGGGATAAGGATGCTCCACGGAACAATAGGTCAAAATAG
- a CDS encoding GNAT family N-acetyltransferase — translation MIRKANVEDWESISSISARAGYDDYINKEVGIAYLYGHDVYVHISQEIDGFIKLEPLDDKSLWFSGLRVDPESRRKRIGTKLLKFALDHAINNGYKSLRCMVETNNIPSIRLMESFGLSVVDKYFFFSGGIDISYFEKSYSYSGNYANKEWKFDSVYETVYSQGNRQVYLHAGRMLYYTVLSGDEFKYTDEGSTCAPESIAPFIKLQPDYGFKSGYIFEMGTSHRPDNL, via the coding sequence ATGATAAGGAAAGCCAATGTAGAAGACTGGGAATCTATAAGTTCCATTTCGGCAAGGGCAGGATATGATGATTACATTAACAAAGAAGTTGGTATAGCCTATCTGTATGGGCATGACGTTTACGTACATATTTCACAGGAAATTGATGGTTTTATTAAACTGGAGCCACTTGATGATAAATCATTATGGTTCAGTGGATTGAGAGTAGATCCGGAATCACGCAGGAAACGTATAGGGACAAAACTTCTCAAATTCGCACTTGATCATGCTATAAACAATGGTTATAAGTCACTCAGATGCATGGTAGAAACAAATAATATTCCATCTATCAGGCTTATGGAATCTTTCGGTTTATCTGTTGTTGATAAATATTTCTTTTTTTCCGGAGGGATAGATATATCCTATTTTGAAAAATCATATTCTTACAGTGGAAATTATGCCAATAAGGAGTGGAAGTTTGATAGTGTGTATGAGACTGTTTATTCCCAGGGAAATAGGCAAGTTTATCTTCATGCTGGAAGAATGCTATACTATACCGTATTAAGTGGGGATGAATTCAAATATACTGATGAAGGGTCAACCTGCGCCCCGGAATCAATTGCACCTTTTATAAAATTGCAACCTGACTATGGATTTAAATCTGGATATATATTTGAAATGGGAACCTCGCATAGGCCAGATAACTTATAA
- the cobJ gene encoding precorrin-3B C(17)-methyltransferase: MPKLYLIGIGPGSNGEITGDAIESLKNSDIIMGYSKYIELIEEFVSDKEIESGPVTDEIGRANNAIKYVMSGKTVSIVSSGDSAIYGMAGIVFEIIASHNYRIDLQIIPGITALSSAGSLLGVPFMNDFCSISLSNKLTPEDIILKRIHAAGAGDFVTAFYNPVSLKRTELIKKAREIMLEYRNKDTPVGLVTNAYRKEQKVEISTLGNFLQSDIDMFTLIVIGNSSTYVYGKYMITPRNYHNKYSI, encoded by the coding sequence ATGCCTAAGTTATATTTAATCGGTATCGGGCCAGGCAGCAACGGGGAAATCACCGGTGATGCCATAGAAAGCCTGAAAAACTCCGATATTATTATGGGATATAGCAAATATATAGAGTTAATTGAAGAATTTGTAAGCGATAAGGAAATAGAATCAGGGCCTGTAACGGACGAAATAGGGCGTGCAAATAATGCAATAAAATATGTAATGTCCGGAAAAACTGTATCTATTGTTTCCAGTGGGGATTCTGCCATATATGGCATGGCAGGCATCGTTTTTGAAATTATTGCATCACATAATTACAGAATAGATTTGCAGATAATTCCTGGCATTACGGCATTAAGTTCTGCAGGGTCGTTGCTGGGAGTTCCTTTTATGAATGATTTCTGCTCCATAAGCCTTAGCAATAAATTAACGCCGGAGGATATTATACTGAAAAGAATCCATGCTGCAGGTGCCGGTGATTTTGTCACTGCGTTTTATAATCCTGTAAGTTTAAAAAGAACAGAACTTATAAAGAAAGCAAGGGAAATAATGCTTGAATACAGAAACAAAGACACACCTGTGGGTTTGGTGACAAATGCTTACAGGAAAGAACAGAAAGTAGAAATATCAACACTGGGGAACTTCCTGCAATCTGATATTGATATGTTTACCCTGATAGTAATAGGCAATTCAAGTACGTACGTATATGGAAAATACATGATAACTCCGAGAAATTATCATAATAAGTATAGCATCTAG
- the prpB gene encoding methylisocitrate lyase, with product MSNLLDNKFLSVPGVYNPFSAMLAERKGFKAVYLSGGGLTASMGLPDLGVITLTELTNMVRGIHEITDIPIIVDADTGFGETLSVYRTVKLLEEAGASAIQIEDQVSPKRCGHLNGKEVISRDNMVEKIRAANAARKNALIIARTDSRAVTGMEDALSRAKTYIKEGADIIFPEALTDRTEFKYFADNTDFPLLANMTEFGKTPFIKAGEFQEMGYRIVIFPVTLFRIAAKAMDLALDALKKDGNQEKIIDQMMTRKEQYEVINYDFYQDFDKNISDKPSKANDK from the coding sequence TTGTCTAATCTTCTTGATAACAAATTTTTATCTGTTCCAGGCGTTTATAATCCGTTTTCTGCCATGCTGGCAGAGAGGAAAGGCTTCAAGGCTGTATATCTGTCCGGCGGTGGATTAACGGCATCCATGGGCCTCCCAGACCTGGGTGTAATAACATTGACAGAGCTTACAAATATGGTAAGGGGAATACACGAAATTACAGACATACCTATCATAGTTGACGCTGATACAGGCTTTGGAGAAACCCTGAGCGTATACAGGACTGTTAAGCTCCTGGAAGAAGCAGGGGCATCTGCTATACAGATTGAAGACCAGGTTTCACCAAAAAGATGCGGGCACCTCAATGGAAAGGAGGTTATATCCAGAGATAACATGGTTGAAAAGATAAGGGCAGCAAATGCAGCAAGAAAGAATGCTTTGATAATTGCAAGGACAGATTCAAGGGCTGTAACAGGCATGGAGGATGCCCTGTCCAGAGCTAAAACATACATAAAAGAGGGCGCGGACATAATATTTCCGGAAGCCCTTACAGATCGCACTGAATTCAAATATTTTGCAGACAATACAGACTTCCCATTGCTGGCAAATATGACTGAATTCGGAAAAACGCCATTTATAAAAGCAGGGGAATTTCAGGAAATGGGATACAGGATAGTTATTTTCCCGGTTACATTGTTTAGAATAGCTGCAAAGGCTATGGATTTAGCACTGGATGCACTCAAAAAAGATGGAAATCAGGAAAAAATTATTGATCAAATGATGACCAGGAAGGAGCAATACGAAGTTATAAACTATGATTTTTATCAGGACTTCGATAAGAACATTTCTGATAAGCCCTCAAAGGCGAATGATAAATAA
- a CDS encoding MmgE/PrpD family protein has protein sequence MAIENKLAEFITGVSYNSLGEDVKHEVKRRFIDALGVAYSSMDSPAALKIKKMIGLYPGNAKIIGMGTSSPDYSAFLNSLFIRYMDFNDTYLSLEPLHPSDMFGPLVSLSSIFNKTGKDLITAAAVGYEIGTRLCDSTSLRAKGYDHVNFTEIAMAAALSRLLEFDESQTINAISIALVPHVALRQPRVGGLTMWKAGAAANSARNSVFGTLATLYGFTSPTEPLSGKMGFKNIVAPDMDFSKLEGSKVNGIMRTYVKKYPVEYHAMAAVEASLKLVNDIDLHHTDSIEVYTYEAAVSILADKEKWHPENKETADHSLPFIIASTLVNKDFWVNNYNDIRNKQISELMGKIHVTELKEFTEQYPDKLPIRLEAKCNGKKIESEIEIPRGHYKNPMDDREIESKFVRLTGITDSLKDMWTMEDREVSELV, from the coding sequence ATGGCTATTGAAAATAAACTGGCTGAATTTATTACGGGGGTATCCTATAATAGTTTAGGAGAAGACGTAAAGCATGAAGTAAAGCGAAGATTCATAGACGCTCTTGGAGTTGCCTATTCATCTATGGATTCTCCGGCGGCGTTAAAAATTAAAAAAATGATAGGATTATATCCAGGCAATGCCAAGATTATAGGCATGGGTACATCATCTCCTGATTATTCTGCATTCTTAAATTCTTTATTTATAAGATATATGGATTTTAATGATACATATCTTTCACTTGAACCACTGCATCCAAGCGATATGTTTGGCCCACTGGTATCACTCTCTTCCATTTTCAACAAAACAGGGAAAGACCTGATCACCGCTGCAGCAGTCGGTTATGAAATCGGCACAAGGCTATGCGATTCCACATCCCTGAGGGCAAAAGGTTATGATCATGTTAATTTTACAGAAATAGCCATGGCAGCAGCACTTTCCAGGTTGCTGGAATTTGATGAAAGCCAGACAATAAATGCAATATCAATAGCTCTTGTTCCACATGTGGCATTAAGGCAGCCAAGGGTTGGGGGCCTCACAATGTGGAAGGCGGGCGCAGCAGCAAATAGCGCCAGAAATTCAGTTTTCGGAACCCTGGCAACACTATATGGTTTTACATCTCCAACTGAGCCACTGTCAGGCAAAATGGGGTTCAAAAATATAGTTGCCCCTGATATGGATTTCTCAAAACTGGAGGGCAGCAAAGTTAATGGAATTATGAGGACATACGTTAAGAAATATCCTGTTGAATATCATGCAATGGCTGCAGTTGAAGCCTCATTGAAACTTGTTAATGACATTGATTTACATCATACCGATTCAATAGAGGTTTATACCTACGAGGCAGCAGTTTCTATACTTGCTGATAAGGAGAAATGGCATCCGGAAAACAAGGAAACCGCAGACCATAGTCTTCCTTTCATCATAGCTTCGACTCTGGTCAATAAGGATTTCTGGGTAAATAATTATAATGATATAAGAAATAAGCAGATTTCTGAACTGATGGGAAAAATCCACGTAACGGAATTGAAAGAATTCACAGAACAGTACCCGGATAAATTGCCAATAAGATTGGAGGCAAAGTGCAATGGAAAGAAGATTGAAAGCGAGATAGAAATACCCAGAGGGCATTATAAGAATCCTATGGATGACAGAGAAATTGAATCAAAATTTGTCAGGCTTACAGGAATTACAGATTCCTTAAAGGATATGTGGACAATGGAAGACAGGGAGGTGTCAGAACTTGTCTAA
- a CDS encoding DUF929 family protein, translating to MASKNNKKNNKSTKKNTTKKEGYAGFIKSRNFKWTVIGTAIIVVIVLVAVFNPFFEPPASIHPGIYYKVSDGDLLSNGSSAVFFLSWIGCPIGATDSWAIYSAINSTSDIYSHVILHSAYKKDIYSNGVTGQPGLLFKGNFTFTTSGHKFTFYPLYMYNQTMTGTVNNTTINGTLASYGLSLINQTYPAKVAAMFNRYAADITYKGHLETTFIITGPHGTYILNAFMYDPVSGGILGTGSPDYPNWTPNSPQYVWSHLSESKSITKAAGTFMGYLDKAQ from the coding sequence TTGGCCAGCAAGAATAATAAAAAAAATAATAAAAGTACAAAGAAAAACACTACCAAAAAAGAAGGCTACGCCGGATTTATTAAAAGCCGTAATTTTAAATGGACAGTAATAGGTACTGCTATTATAGTGGTTATTGTACTGGTTGCTGTTTTTAATCCCTTCTTTGAACCTCCGGCAAGTATACACCCTGGCATATATTATAAAGTTTCAGATGGAGACCTTCTATCAAATGGAAGTTCGGCTGTATTCTTTTTATCATGGATAGGGTGCCCTATAGGTGCAACAGATTCCTGGGCTATTTATTCTGCGATTAACTCTACAAGTGATATATATAGCCATGTGATACTTCATTCAGCTTACAAGAAAGATATATACTCTAACGGCGTTACAGGCCAGCCGGGATTGTTGTTTAAAGGTAATTTTACCTTTACAACATCGGGCCATAAATTTACCTTTTACCCCTTATATATGTATAATCAAACAATGACAGGGACAGTAAATAATACAACTATTAATGGAACGCTTGCTTCATACGGGCTTTCTCTGATAAACCAGACTTATCCTGCAAAGGTTGCAGCAATGTTCAACAGGTATGCAGCTGATATTACATATAAAGGTCATCTGGAAACTACATTTATTATAACTGGGCCCCACGGAACATACATATTAAATGCGTTTATGTATGACCCTGTATCTGGCGGAATACTCGGAACTGGTTCACCGGATTATCCAAACTGGACTCCTAATTCTCCGCAATATGTGTGGTCTCATTTATCTGAATCAAAAAGTATAACAAAAGCAGCCGGGACATTTATGGGATATCTTGACAAGGCACAATGA